The Bacteroidales bacterium genome has a window encoding:
- the rfbB gene encoding dTDP-glucose 4,6-dehydratase, giving the protein MTKMIIITGGAGFIGSHVVRLFVKKYPGYTILNVDNLTYAGNLENLADIEKYPNYRFIKADITKQDEIRDIFSHNPVEGIIHLAAESHVDRSITNPLEFIHTNIIGTVNLLHAAKENWKHDFTGKKFYHISTDEVFGSLGSEGFFTENTAYDPRSPYSASKASSDHLVRAYHNTYGLPVVISNCSNNYGPNQFPEKLIPLAINNIKNSNPVPVYGKGENIRDWLYVEDHANAIDTVFHKGKTGETYAIGGNNEWKNIDLIRLLCRLMDAKLNRPAGTSEKLITYVTDRAGHDLRYAIDSSKIRKELGWQPTLTFEEGLKKTVNWYIANEAWLRNVVNGEYGKYYEKQYGNR; this is encoded by the coding sequence ATGACTAAAATGATAATCATTACAGGAGGTGCCGGATTTATAGGCTCTCATGTGGTGCGGCTTTTTGTGAAGAAATATCCCGGTTATACCATCCTGAATGTGGATAACCTAACCTATGCCGGCAACCTTGAAAACCTTGCCGATATTGAAAAATATCCGAATTACCGGTTTATTAAAGCCGATATTACAAAGCAGGATGAAATCAGGGATATTTTCAGCCACAATCCGGTTGAAGGGATCATTCACCTGGCCGCTGAATCGCACGTAGACCGTTCAATAACCAATCCGCTTGAATTTATTCACACCAATATTATCGGAACCGTTAATCTTCTTCATGCGGCTAAAGAAAACTGGAAGCATGATTTCACCGGTAAAAAGTTTTACCATATTTCAACGGATGAAGTATTCGGTTCCCTGGGTTCCGAAGGCTTTTTCACTGAGAATACAGCTTATGATCCCCGAAGTCCGTATTCGGCTTCGAAAGCCAGCTCCGATCACCTTGTAAGGGCTTATCACAACACATACGGTCTGCCGGTAGTCATATCAAATTGTTCTAATAATTATGGCCCCAACCAGTTCCCGGAGAAATTAATTCCACTGGCCATCAACAATATTAAAAACAGCAATCCGGTGCCTGTTTACGGAAAGGGTGAAAATATCCGCGACTGGCTGTATGTAGAGGATCATGCAAACGCCATTGACACTGTTTTTCATAAAGGAAAGACTGGCGAAACCTATGCGATAGGCGGAAATAACGAATGGAAGAATATTGATCTGATAAGGCTTTTATGCCGGTTAATGGATGCTAAACTAAACCGGCCGGCCGGAACTTCGGAAAAGCTTATCACTTATGTTACCGACAGGGCAGGCCATGATTTACGGTACGCAATTGATTCATCAAAGATCAGGAAAGAACTGGGTTGGCAACCCACGCTGACGTTCGAAGAAGGCTTAAAAAAGACAGTCAACTGGTATATTGCCAACGAAGCATGGCTCCGCAATGTGGTTAACGGGGAGTACGGGAAGTATTACGAGAAACAATACGGTAACCGGTAA
- the glmS gene encoding glutamine--fructose-6-phosphate transaminase (isomerizing): MCGIVGYIGYRDAYPVLINGLKRLEYRGYDSAGVSILNDSAHIYKCRGKVSDLEDHVSGHPVDGHIGMGHTRWATHGEPNDINAHPHRSFHGKFVIIHNGIIENYATLKEKLILGGYEFTSQTDSEVLVNLIEFLYTRGHVDAEMAVRLALLQVEGAYGIVVMCTDEPDKLIAARKGSPLVIGVGNDEYFVASDATPIVEYTKSVIYLNDQNVAVITKGELVLKNLKNISLTPKIQEITLDIGEIDKGGYEHFMLKEIFEQPRSIHDTFRGRVIESEKDLRLGGLFNLLPKLVDAKRIIIIGCGTSWHAGLVGEYLLEDLARIPVEVEYASEFRYRKPIINKNDVVIAISQSGETADTLAAIRLARESGALVLGICNVVGSSIPRETDGGVYTHAGPEIGVASTKAFTAQVTVLAMMAILLGKRRNTLTDEQYHHYIKEILMIPEKIDAILKHDKQMRQLADLYKNVNNFLYLGRGYLFPVALEGALKLKEISYIHAEGYPAAEMKHGPIALIDQNMPVIFLATRDSSYDKIISNIQEVKARKGIVIAVVTEGDKTIKNLASHIIEIPECDTIFSPLLAVIPLQLLSYHIAVMRGCNVDQPRNLAKSVTVE, translated from the coding sequence ATGTGCGGAATAGTTGGTTATATAGGTTACAGGGATGCCTATCCTGTGCTTATTAACGGTCTTAAACGACTCGAATACCGTGGTTATGATTCAGCAGGCGTTTCAATACTTAATGATTCGGCACATATTTACAAGTGCAGGGGTAAAGTAAGCGATCTCGAAGATCATGTTTCAGGCCATCCGGTTGACGGTCATATTGGTATGGGACATACCCGCTGGGCAACACACGGAGAACCGAACGATATTAATGCTCACCCGCACAGGTCGTTTCACGGTAAATTCGTCATCATTCATAACGGCATTATCGAGAATTATGCCACTCTTAAAGAAAAACTGATTCTTGGAGGGTATGAATTTACCAGTCAAACCGACTCGGAAGTTCTTGTTAACCTTATTGAGTTCCTGTATACCCGCGGCCATGTGGATGCTGAAATGGCTGTAAGGCTGGCACTACTGCAGGTTGAAGGCGCATATGGAATTGTGGTTATGTGCACAGACGAACCTGACAAACTGATTGCAGCCAGGAAAGGCAGTCCGCTTGTTATAGGGGTGGGAAATGACGAATATTTCGTTGCATCCGATGCCACTCCCATTGTGGAATACACAAAGAGCGTCATATACCTGAACGACCAGAATGTGGCTGTGATCACGAAAGGTGAACTTGTTTTAAAGAACCTGAAGAATATTTCCCTTACTCCAAAAATCCAGGAAATCACATTGGATATCGGTGAAATCGACAAAGGCGGGTATGAGCATTTTATGCTTAAGGAAATATTTGAGCAACCCCGTTCAATCCATGATACATTCAGGGGAAGAGTCATTGAAAGTGAAAAAGACCTGAGGCTCGGCGGTTTGTTTAACCTGCTGCCCAAGCTTGTTGATGCAAAACGAATCATTATCATTGGTTGCGGAACGTCATGGCATGCAGGACTTGTAGGTGAATATTTACTTGAAGATCTTGCCCGGATTCCTGTTGAGGTTGAATATGCCTCTGAATTCCGTTACCGGAAACCGATTATCAATAAAAACGATGTAGTAATTGCCATCAGCCAGAGCGGTGAAACAGCTGACACGCTTGCCGCGATCAGGCTCGCCAGGGAGTCGGGTGCTCTCGTACTCGGAATCTGCAATGTGGTTGGTTCAAGCATTCCCCGTGAAACCGACGGAGGAGTGTACACCCATGCCGGGCCCGAAATAGGAGTGGCTTCAACCAAGGCTTTCACTGCACAGGTAACTGTTCTTGCCATGATGGCCATTCTCCTGGGAAAAAGGAGAAACACGCTGACCGATGAACAGTATCATCATTATATTAAGGAAATCCTGATGATTCCCGAGAAAATTGATGCCATTCTTAAACATGACAAACAAATGCGGCAGCTTGCCGATTTATACAAGAACGTCAACAATTTCCTGTACCTCGGAAGAGGATACCTTTTCCCCGTTGCCCTTGAAGGCGCGCTGAAGCTAAAGGAAATTTCCTATATACATGCTGAAGGTTACCCGGCAGCCGAGATGAAACACGGCCCGATTGCCCTTATTGATCAGAATATGCCGGTAATATTCCTGGCTACACGCGACAGCTCATATGATAAAATTATCAGTAATATCCAGGAAGTTAAGGCGCGCAAAGGGATTGTAATAGCAGTTGTAACTGAAGGAGATAAGACCATTAAAAATCTCGCCAGTCATATCATTGAAATTCCAGAATGTGATACAATTTTTTCACCTCTGCTGGCAGTCATACCCCTCCAGCTGTTATCGTATCATATTGCTGTAATGCGCGGGTGCAATGTGGATCAGCCCCGGAATCTTGCCAAGTCTGTGACGGTGGAGTAA
- a CDS encoding glycogen/starch synthase, whose translation MTGTKVLYVSQEITPYLPESEMSVIGRSLPQAIQEKGREIRTFMPKYGCINERRNQLHEVIRLSGMNIIIDDTDHPLIIKVASIQAARMQVYFIDNDDYFQRKFLFADDKGEYFDDNDERAIFFARGVLETVKKLQWPPDIIHCHGWFAGLLSLYIKRMYNEDPVFRKSRVVVSLYDQEFTRPLNKAFKKKLSMDGIPEEDLKVVDNPDYVNYCKLIANMSDGLIIGSKEINKDVIKYIEKSGKNLLPYQNGESYVDAYSAFYDKVLEDSHK comes from the coding sequence ATGACAGGGACTAAGGTTCTTTATGTTTCCCAGGAAATAACGCCTTACCTTCCGGAATCCGAAATGTCCGTTATCGGAAGGAGTCTGCCACAGGCAATACAGGAAAAAGGCAGGGAAATAAGGACATTCATGCCAAAATATGGATGTATCAACGAAAGAAGGAACCAGCTTCACGAAGTTATCAGACTTTCCGGGATGAACATCATCATAGATGATACCGATCATCCGCTGATCATCAAGGTTGCCTCTATCCAGGCAGCCCGTATGCAGGTGTATTTTATCGACAACGATGATTATTTTCAACGGAAATTCCTTTTTGCTGACGATAAAGGTGAATACTTTGATGACAATGACGAAAGAGCCATTTTTTTCGCCCGGGGAGTACTTGAAACAGTAAAAAAGCTGCAATGGCCTCCTGATATCATTCATTGCCACGGTTGGTTTGCAGGATTGCTTTCTTTGTACATTAAACGGATGTATAACGAAGATCCGGTTTTCAGGAAATCCAGAGTGGTGGTTTCACTTTATGACCAGGAGTTTACCAGGCCGTTGAACAAAGCTTTTAAAAAGAAACTTTCAATGGACGGTATACCCGAAGAGGATCTTAAAGTGGTGGACAATCCCGACTATGTTAATTATTGCAAACTTATTGCCAATATGTCCGACGGCCTGATTATAGGCAGTAAAGAGATAAATAAGGATGTCATTAAATACATTGAAAAATCGGGTAAAAACTTATTACCTTACCAGAATGGTGAATCCTATGTAGATGCCTACTCGGCGTTTTATGATAAAGTTCTGGAAGATTCACATAAATAA
- a CDS encoding cyclase family protein, producing MALYKKLFKVTDLSHTIANGMPVFPGSDQIALESIANSSSDGYNELKLEITGHTGTHLDCALHMFDNGFDCESASPAQFTGAGIVIDCRDCARIITRRVIQSYQKRIKKVEFVLLYTGWDQLWGNPRYFEDFPVLEEEAADFLTGFKLKGIGVDAPSFDPVHSSALPVHHHILSKGILLIENLTGMDKIADSRFVFSCFPLKIHKGDGSPVRAVAIQ from the coding sequence ATGGCACTTTATAAAAAGCTTTTTAAGGTGACGGATCTATCTCATACAATAGCAAATGGTATGCCGGTTTTTCCCGGGTCGGATCAGATTGCCCTGGAATCCATTGCTAATTCGTCTTCCGACGGTTATAACGAGCTTAAACTTGAGATAACAGGGCACACAGGTACACACCTTGATTGCGCACTCCATATGTTTGACAATGGCTTTGACTGTGAGTCGGCTTCACCGGCGCAGTTTACCGGAGCGGGGATAGTAATCGACTGCAGGGATTGTGCGCGGATCATCACCCGCAGAGTAATTCAGTCATATCAGAAACGCATTAAAAAAGTTGAGTTTGTTCTTTTATATACCGGATGGGACCAGTTATGGGGTAATCCCAGATATTTCGAAGATTTTCCGGTGCTGGAGGAAGAAGCTGCCGATTTTCTTACCGGCTTTAAGCTGAAAGGGATCGGTGTTGATGCACCCAGCTTTGACCCTGTTCATTCTTCAGCGTTGCCTGTGCATCATCATATCTTATCAAAAGGGATTCTGCTTATTGAAAATCTGACCGGCATGGATAAAATTGCGGACAGCCGGTTTGTTTTCAGCTGTTTCCCGCTGAAAATACACAAGGGTGACGGCTCTCCCGTAAGAGCTGTAGCGATTCAATAG
- a CDS encoding DUF1987 domain-containing protein: MTNLNFEPTTSTPAVRFTADGRLLIEGRSLPENVSRFYDPLIQWVKELEAEVIRLDLNLEYLNSASSKKLLEMLRTIDRNDCVETFIINWHYEADDEDALESGQIFEDLLEKAEFRYHEYSEAA, encoded by the coding sequence ATGACTAATCTTAATTTTGAACCAACAACATCTACTCCTGCGGTAAGATTCACAGCAGACGGCAGATTGCTCATTGAAGGCCGCTCATTGCCTGAAAATGTTTCCAGGTTCTATGATCCTCTTATTCAATGGGTAAAGGAACTTGAGGCTGAAGTGATACGACTTGACCTCAACCTTGAATACCTCAACAGCGCTTCATCAAAGAAGCTCCTTGAAATGCTCAGAACAATTGACAGAAATGACTGTGTGGAGACCTTCATTATTAACTGGCATTATGAAGCAGATGATGAAGATGCTCTTGAGAGCGGCCAGATTTTTGAAGATCTTCTGGAGAAAGCTGAATTCAGGTATCACGAATATTCAGAAGCAGCCTGA
- a CDS encoding formimidoylglutamase, which produces MDLNPYFEPVSLERHADSTGVSDMMFGRNIRINTESNPIDEISNYQVALIGVNEDRNSFNQGCSSSPDLIRGKLYELFRINDKLKIIDLGNLKKTTKPDDTYFGLRDVMIDLLNNQVVAIVMGGSQDLTGGIFMAFEQRFSKINVVSIDSRIDLNYGSFGSFTWSNPVINSPRLFRYTNLGHQQYLVDPGHNEKLEAKGFDAVRLGALRSNITMAEPFLRDAHLVSIDVAAIKQSDSPGTRFASPNGILAEEVCQLSRYAGLSDLVSCFGIFEVNSKYDQNNQTVQLASQAIWYFIEGFSQRRKERPAQNHADFKVFLVNHSDMEHALTFYKSQVTGRWWMEIPDMKTGEQILVACSQDEYQQALNHDIPEMWWKAFQRIN; this is translated from the coding sequence ATGGATCTGAATCCATATTTTGAGCCGGTTTCCCTGGAAAGACATGCCGATTCAACCGGCGTAAGTGATATGATGTTTGGCCGTAATATCCGGATCAACACCGAAAGCAATCCGATAGATGAAATAAGCAATTACCAGGTTGCCCTGATTGGGGTGAATGAAGATCGCAATTCTTTCAACCAGGGTTGCTCCTCCTCTCCTGATCTTATCCGGGGAAAGCTTTACGAATTGTTCCGCATCAATGACAAGCTGAAAATAATTGATCTCGGGAACCTGAAAAAGACCACAAAACCGGATGACACCTATTTCGGACTCCGGGATGTGATGATCGACCTGCTGAATAACCAGGTTGTGGCCATTGTGATGGGGGGAAGCCAGGATTTGACCGGTGGAATTTTCATGGCTTTTGAACAGCGCTTTTCAAAGATAAATGTAGTTTCCATTGATTCGCGAATTGACCTGAATTATGGTTCGTTCGGATCCTTTACATGGAGTAACCCGGTAATTAACAGTCCGAGGTTATTCCGCTATACCAATCTTGGTCATCAGCAATACCTCGTTGATCCGGGGCACAATGAAAAGCTGGAAGCAAAAGGATTTGATGCCGTAAGGCTCGGTGCATTGCGATCAAATATTACGATGGCTGAGCCTTTTCTTAGGGATGCCCATCTTGTAAGTATTGATGTGGCTGCCATAAAGCAATCCGATTCACCGGGAACACGTTTTGCCTCGCCTAATGGTATACTTGCCGAGGAGGTCTGCCAGTTATCACGGTATGCTGGTTTAAGTGACCTTGTTTCATGCTTTGGAATTTTTGAGGTGAACAGCAAATATGACCAGAATAATCAGACTGTGCAGCTGGCTTCGCAGGCTATTTGGTATTTTATTGAAGGATTTTCTCAGCGTCGCAAGGAAAGGCCGGCACAGAATCATGCCGATTTTAAAGTTTTCCTCGTCAATCACAGCGATATGGAACATGCTCTGACCTTTTATAAAAGCCAGGTGACAGGTCGATGGTGGATGGAAATTCCGGATATGAAAACGGGGGAGCAGATACTGGTCGCCTGTTCGCAGGATGAATACCAGCAGGCTCTCAATCATGATATTCCTGAAATGTGGTGGAAAGCTTTTCAGCGCATAAACTGA
- the topA gene encoding type I DNA topoisomerase yields MINNLVIVESPAKAKTIEKFLGKDFTVKSSMGHIRDLSKEDLGIDINNNFKPRYIVPEDKKKTVADLKDSVKKAATVWLASDEDREGEAIAWHLAEELKLDKENTRRIVFHEITKEAILHAVENHRKIDQNLVNAQQARRILDRLVGFEISPVLWRKVKPQLSAGRVQSVAVRLIVEREREIIQFKSTSSYRISAVFEVQDKDKKRYQLKAELDERFSDHRKALEFVEHCKNADFVIEDITRKPAKKSPSPPFTTSTLQQEASRKLGYSVSQTMTVAQRLYEAGLITYMRTDSVNLSNTALAGCEDIIIKEFGKDYLNIRNYKTKSKGAQEAHEAIRPAYMNKLSIEGNSTEKRLYELIWKRTVASQMSDARLEKTTVSINVSGKKQKFVAEGEVMKFDGFLKVYLESTDDETEEKGDTLLPPLEKGMNLPYLSVNATERFTHYPPRYTEASLVKKLEELGIGRPSTYAPTISTIQQRGYVMKEERPGKERKYNIIILENGKVREAVNTEITGAEKGKLFPDNIGMLVNDFLVGQFSEILDYNFTASVEKEFDEIAEGKANWTDMIKRFYKPFHEKIEASLAKKEVAKPERMLGNDPATGKPVFARMARFGAVAQIGETNAEEKPKYAQLRKGQNIESITLKEALDLFKLPRTIGEFEDKEVTVSTGRFGPYVLHNSKFYSLRRDDDPYSIELDRAIEIIKEKREKDSNKVISTFKQDPELSVLNGRWGPYISYKKENYKIPKGSDPKTLSFDDCMNIIKESPEKKKKKK; encoded by the coding sequence ATGATTAACAATCTGGTAATAGTCGAGTCACCTGCAAAAGCAAAAACCATTGAAAAATTCCTGGGAAAGGATTTCACGGTTAAGTCGAGCATGGGTCACATTCGGGATTTATCAAAGGAGGATCTGGGCATTGACATCAATAACAATTTTAAGCCCCGGTATATTGTTCCTGAGGATAAAAAAAAGACGGTTGCCGATTTAAAAGATTCCGTAAAAAAAGCAGCCACTGTTTGGCTTGCATCTGATGAGGACCGCGAGGGTGAGGCCATTGCATGGCACCTGGCCGAAGAACTTAAGCTGGATAAGGAAAACACACGCAGGATCGTGTTTCACGAGATCACCAAGGAAGCCATTCTGCACGCCGTAGAGAATCACCGAAAAATTGATCAGAATCTTGTAAATGCCCAGCAGGCCAGGCGCATCCTTGACCGGCTTGTGGGCTTCGAAATATCACCGGTGCTTTGGCGAAAGGTGAAACCGCAACTGTCGGCCGGCCGTGTTCAGTCTGTTGCCGTAAGGCTGATTGTGGAACGTGAGCGTGAGATCATTCAGTTTAAAAGCACTTCATCATATCGTATTTCAGCAGTTTTCGAAGTACAGGATAAAGATAAGAAGCGCTACCAGCTTAAAGCCGAGCTTGATGAGCGTTTTTCGGATCACCGGAAGGCCCTTGAATTTGTTGAGCATTGTAAGAATGCCGATTTTGTCATTGAAGACATAACCCGTAAGCCTGCAAAAAAATCGCCTTCTCCGCCATTTACCACATCCACATTGCAGCAGGAAGCAAGCAGGAAGCTGGGCTATTCGGTTTCCCAAACCATGACGGTAGCCCAGAGACTGTATGAAGCCGGTTTGATAACCTATATGCGTACCGACTCGGTTAACCTGTCAAATACCGCCCTTGCAGGTTGTGAAGATATTATAATAAAAGAATTCGGCAAAGATTACCTTAACATACGAAATTACAAAACCAAAAGCAAAGGTGCCCAGGAAGCGCATGAAGCCATCAGGCCTGCTTATATGAATAAGCTGAGCATCGAAGGCAACAGCACTGAAAAAAGGCTTTATGAACTGATATGGAAAAGAACGGTGGCTTCGCAGATGAGCGATGCCCGTCTTGAAAAGACAACGGTTTCAATTAACGTTTCAGGAAAAAAACAAAAATTCGTTGCTGAAGGCGAAGTAATGAAATTCGACGGGTTCCTGAAGGTTTACCTTGAATCGACGGATGATGAAACCGAAGAAAAAGGTGATACCCTGTTACCGCCTCTTGAAAAGGGCATGAACCTGCCTTACCTGTCAGTGAATGCTACTGAACGGTTCACACATTATCCGCCGAGGTATACCGAGGCCAGTCTGGTTAAAAAACTTGAAGAACTGGGAATCGGCCGGCCTTCAACCTATGCTCCCACTATTTCAACAATCCAGCAAAGGGGATATGTGATGAAAGAGGAGCGGCCGGGAAAAGAACGAAAATACAATATAATCATACTCGAAAACGGGAAAGTAAGGGAAGCCGTCAATACCGAAATCACTGGTGCCGAAAAGGGAAAGCTTTTCCCCGACAATATCGGTATGCTGGTTAATGATTTTCTTGTAGGACAGTTTTCTGAGATCCTCGATTACAATTTTACGGCATCGGTTGAGAAGGAATTCGATGAAATAGCTGAAGGCAAAGCGAACTGGACCGACATGATCAAGCGGTTTTATAAGCCTTTTCATGAAAAAATCGAAGCTTCACTTGCCAAAAAAGAAGTGGCAAAACCCGAAAGAATGCTGGGAAACGATCCCGCCACCGGCAAGCCCGTGTTTGCCCGCATGGCAAGGTTTGGGGCGGTCGCCCAGATTGGTGAGACCAATGCAGAAGAGAAACCAAAATATGCCCAGTTAAGGAAAGGTCAGAATATAGAATCGATCACTCTTAAAGAAGCGCTTGATTTGTTTAAACTTCCACGGACAATAGGTGAATTTGAAGATAAGGAAGTAACCGTTTCAACCGGTCGTTTCGGACCTTATGTATTGCATAACTCAAAATTCTATTCCCTTCGCCGGGACGATGATCCCTATTCAATAGAACTCGACAGGGCCATAGAGATCATAAAGGAAAAACGCGAAAAGGACAGTAATAAGGTTATCAGCACCTTTAAGCAGGATCCGGAATTGTCGGTTTTGAACGGGCGATGGGGACCTTATATCAGCTATAAAAAAGAAAATTATAAAATTCCGAAAGGTTCAGATCCCAAAACACTTTCATTTGATGATTGCATGAACATCATAAAAGAGTCACCTGAGAAAAAGAAAAAGAAGAAGTAA
- a CDS encoding transglycosylase domain-containing protein has product MNTTNIDRKKFNKYFWVIFTAPFALLALLLLLAAFGALGYMPDVKALENPKINLASQLISEDGKVIGSFYYSNQNRSYVDYDELPPHLVKALLATEDKRFYSHSGVDAKGIARMVIKSVLLMQKNSGGGSTITQQLAKMLFHEPPKTTIGRGFQKIKEWIIAVRLEKAYTKEEIITMYFNQCDFVNEAAGIKSAAQVYFSTVPDSLNIEQSAMLVGMAKNPAYFNPNDSNKRQRVKLRRNVVLNQMRKMNYLTTEQADSLKGLPLEMKFQRISHDQGLATYFRAYIQRTLLAKEPRRKDYFDYTVYKQDSLKWMNDPMYGWCNKNKKPDGKPYNLFTDGLKIYSTVNSKMQQYAEEAVREHLANFLQPAFFKEKRKSKRAPFSSDLSDKDIDRIMWRAVMNSDRGKKMKDQGISSSAIMKVFKKPVEMRVFSWRGPIDTTMSPYDSLRYYKTLLRTGFMAIEPTTGNVKAYVGGIDFASFKYDQVTQGKRQAGSTFKPFLYILAMQEGKTPCDQVLNIKQTFITKDTIGIWEPKSSSPKKDLNQLKTLKWGLATSENNISAYLVKQYNPQPIADIAHKMGITSYIDPVPSMIYGTSDMSVEEMVASYATFANKGMHTNPVYITRIEDKNGNVLAEFKPERTEAINEQTAYLMLNLMEGVVNFGTAVRLRYRYNFTAEMAGKTGTTQNHSDGWMIGITPKLVAGCWVGAEDRSVHFDYMTMGQGATMALPIYAEFMKRVYADKTLGITQQDVFEVPPGMPPIPNCNDVNAQGADEGYWENEWVE; this is encoded by the coding sequence ATGAATACAACTAATATCGACAGGAAAAAGTTTAATAAATATTTTTGGGTGATATTTACGGCTCCGTTCGCTCTCCTTGCGTTATTGCTTCTGCTTGCCGCATTTGGAGCCCTTGGTTATATGCCTGATGTTAAAGCACTTGAAAATCCAAAAATAAACCTTGCTTCTCAGTTAATTTCAGAAGACGGAAAAGTGATCGGTTCTTTTTATTACAGTAACCAGAATCGCTCGTATGTGGATTATGATGAACTACCCCCGCACCTTGTAAAAGCATTGCTGGCAACCGAAGACAAACGTTTCTACAGTCACTCGGGTGTTGACGCCAAAGGTATTGCCCGTATGGTGATCAAAAGTGTGCTGCTGATGCAGAAAAATTCGGGAGGCGGAAGTACGATTACCCAACAGCTGGCCAAAATGCTCTTTCATGAGCCCCCAAAAACTACAATCGGACGGGGATTTCAGAAAATTAAGGAATGGATCATTGCAGTCAGGCTTGAGAAGGCATATACAAAGGAAGAAATCATCACCATGTATTTCAACCAGTGTGATTTTGTGAATGAAGCCGCCGGAATAAAATCAGCCGCACAGGTATATTTCAGTACAGTTCCCGACTCGCTGAATATAGAGCAAAGCGCCATGCTGGTGGGTATGGCTAAGAACCCTGCTTATTTTAATCCGAACGATTCAAATAAACGGCAACGGGTAAAACTTCGCCGGAATGTGGTGCTGAACCAGATGAGAAAAATGAATTATCTCACTACCGAACAGGCGGATTCACTGAAGGGGCTGCCCCTCGAAATGAAATTTCAGCGAATCTCACATGACCAGGGACTTGCCACCTATTTCAGGGCGTACATTCAAAGAACCTTACTGGCAAAAGAACCCAGGCGGAAAGACTATTTTGATTACACAGTGTATAAGCAGGATTCGCTCAAATGGATGAACGATCCGATGTACGGCTGGTGCAATAAAAATAAGAAACCCGACGGAAAACCATACAACCTTTTTACCGACGGGTTAAAAATCTATTCCACCGTTAATTCCAAAATGCAACAGTACGCTGAAGAAGCTGTACGGGAACACCTTGCTAATTTCCTGCAACCCGCCTTTTTTAAAGAAAAGAGAAAAAGCAAACGGGCGCCTTTTTCATCTGATCTTTCAGATAAGGATATAGACAGGATTATGTGGCGCGCTGTAATGAATTCAGACAGGGGTAAAAAGATGAAGGACCAGGGAATTTCTTCATCCGCCATAATGAAGGTTTTTAAAAAACCGGTTGAGATGAGGGTATTCAGCTGGAGAGGTCCAATTGACACCACCATGTCGCCCTATGATTCCCTCAGGTATTACAAAACTCTCCTGCGTACCGGTTTTATGGCTATTGAACCCACCACAGGCAATGTCAAAGCGTATGTGGGAGGTATTGATTTTGCAAGCTTTAAATACGACCAGGTGACCCAGGGGAAACGGCAGGCAGGATCAACCTTTAAGCCTTTCCTCTACATTCTTGCCATGCAGGAGGGAAAAACACCCTGCGACCAGGTATTGAACATAAAGCAGACATTCATAACGAAAGATACGATTGGCATCTGGGAACCCAAAAGCAGCAGTCCCAAAAAAGACCTGAACCAGCTCAAAACATTGAAGTGGGGACTTGCCACATCGGAAAATAATATTTCCGCATACCTTGTAAAGCAGTACAATCCCCAGCCAATTGCCGATATCGCCCATAAAATGGGAATAACCAGTTACATCGACCCGGTACCTTCAATGATTTATGGAACTTCGGATATGTCGGTTGAAGAAATGGTAGCATCGTATGCCACTTTTGCCAATAAAGGCATGCATACCAACCCCGTATACATTACCCGTATTGAGGACAAAAATGGCAACGTGCTGGCTGAATTCAAGCCCGAGCGCACCGAAGCCATCAATGAACAAACCGCTTACCTGATGCTTAACCTGATGGAAGGGGTTGTAAATTTTGGTACCGCTGTCCGTCTAAGATATCGCTATAATTTCACTGCTGAAATGGCCGGGAAAACAGGAACCACGCAGAACCATTCCGACGGCTGGATGATTGGCATAACACCTAAACTGGTAGCCGGTTGCTGGGTTGGCGCCGAAGACCGTTCGGTGCACTTTGATTACATGACAATGGGACAGGGCGCCACTATGGCACTGCCCATTTATGCCGAATTCATGAAGCGGGTTTACGCCGATAAAACACTGGGCATAACCCAGCAGGATGTTTTTGAAGTCCCCCCAGGCATGCCTCCGATCCCCAACTGCAACGACGTCAACGCCCAGGGCGCTGATGAGGGGTATTGGGAGAATGAGTGGGTAGAGTAG